A genome region from Thermococcus gorgonarius includes the following:
- the aor gene encoding aldehyde ferredoxin oxidoreductase, with product MYGNWGRFLRVNLSTGEIKVEEYDEELAKKWLGSRGLAIYFLLRDMDPKVDPLSPENKLIITPGPLSGTSAPTGGRYNVVTKSPLTGFITMANSGGYFGAELKFAGWDGIIVEGKAESPVYIYIKDDNVEIRDASHLWGKVVSETEEAIKKEIGSKKLHIASIGPAGENLVKFAAVMNDGHRAAGRAGVGAVMGSKNLKAIAVEGSKQVPIADRQKFMLTVREKINKLRNDPVAGGGLPKYGTAVLVNIINENGLYPTRNFQTGVFEHAYEQSGEAMTAKYLIKNQPCYACPIGCGRVNKLPTVGVTEGPEYESIWALGANLGINDLASIIEANHQCDEFGLDTISTGGTLAAAMELYEKGYLTDEELGDAPPFRWGNTEVLHYYIEKIAYRKGIGDKLAEGSYRFAEMYGHPEYSMSVKKLELPAYDPRGAEGHGLGYATNNRGGCHIKNYMISPEILGYPYKMDPHDISDDKIKMLILFQDLTALIDAAGLCVFTTFGLGADDYRDMLNAALGWDFSTEDYLKIGERIWNAERLFNLKAGLVPERDDTLPKRFLEEPMPEGPNKGHIVRLKEMLPRYYKLRGWTEDGRVPKEKAEELGIAEFL from the coding sequence ATGTACGGCAACTGGGGAAGGTTTCTGCGCGTGAACCTCTCCACTGGAGAGATAAAGGTTGAAGAGTACGACGAGGAGCTCGCCAAGAAGTGGCTGGGCAGCAGAGGCCTGGCGATATACTTCCTTCTGAGGGACATGGACCCGAAGGTCGACCCGCTTAGCCCCGAGAACAAGCTGATAATTACCCCCGGCCCGCTGAGCGGAACGAGCGCTCCAACCGGTGGAAGGTACAACGTCGTCACGAAGAGCCCGCTGACGGGCTTTATAACCATGGCCAACTCCGGCGGCTACTTTGGTGCCGAGCTGAAGTTCGCCGGCTGGGACGGAATCATCGTCGAAGGAAAGGCAGAGAGCCCGGTCTACATCTATATCAAGGACGACAATGTCGAGATCCGCGACGCGAGTCACCTCTGGGGCAAGGTCGTGAGCGAGACCGAAGAGGCCATAAAGAAAGAGATAGGGAGCAAGAAGCTCCACATAGCCAGCATAGGCCCGGCTGGAGAGAACCTCGTTAAGTTCGCGGCCGTTATGAACGACGGCCACAGGGCGGCTGGAAGGGCTGGCGTTGGTGCTGTCATGGGAAGCAAGAACCTCAAGGCGATAGCAGTGGAGGGAAGCAAACAGGTTCCGATAGCGGACAGGCAGAAGTTCATGCTCACCGTCAGGGAGAAGATAAACAAGCTGAGGAACGACCCCGTTGCTGGTGGAGGATTGCCGAAGTACGGTACCGCCGTTCTGGTCAACATAATTAACGAGAACGGTCTCTATCCAACGAGGAACTTCCAGACGGGTGTCTTTGAGCACGCCTACGAGCAGAGCGGTGAGGCGATGACTGCCAAGTACCTCATAAAGAACCAGCCGTGCTACGCCTGTCCGATAGGCTGTGGAAGGGTCAACAAGCTCCCGACCGTTGGTGTCACTGAAGGGCCTGAGTACGAGAGCATCTGGGCGCTCGGAGCGAATTTGGGCATAAACGATTTGGCCAGCATAATAGAGGCCAACCACCAGTGTGATGAGTTCGGTCTCGACACCATCTCGACAGGTGGAACTCTGGCAGCTGCGATGGAGCTCTATGAGAAGGGCTACCTCACGGACGAAGAGCTGGGCGACGCTCCGCCCTTCAGGTGGGGCAACACGGAGGTTCTTCACTACTACATCGAGAAGATAGCCTACAGGAAGGGCATAGGCGACAAGCTCGCCGAGGGAAGCTACCGCTTCGCCGAGATGTATGGTCATCCAGAATACTCGATGAGCGTCAAGAAGCTTGAGCTTCCGGCATATGACCCGCGTGGTGCAGAAGGACACGGTCTCGGTTACGCAACCAACAACCGTGGTGGCTGTCACATCAAGAACTACATGATAAGCCCAGAGATACTCGGCTACCCGTACAAGATGGACCCGCACGACATAAGCGACGACAAGATAAAGATGCTCATCCTCTTCCAGGATTTGACGGCCCTCATCGACGCCGCTGGACTGTGTGTCTTCACGACCTTCGGCCTTGGAGCAGACGACTACCGCGACATGCTCAACGCTGCCCTCGGCTGGGACTTCTCAACTGAGGACTACCTCAAGATTGGAGAGCGCATCTGGAACGCCGAGCGCTTGTTCAACCTCAAGGCCGGACTCGTTCCGGAGAGGGACGACACCCTGCCAAAGCGCTTCTTGGAAGAGCCGATGCCCGAGGGGCCGAACAAGGGTCACATTGTCCGCCTGAAGGAGATGCTCCCGCGCTACTACAAGCTCCGCGGCTGGACGGAGGACGGAAGGGTTCCGAAGGAGAAGGCGGAAGAGCTAGGCATAGCGGAGTTCCTCTGA
- a CDS encoding MoaD/ThiS family protein gives MLVKLFATLIEFTGKRKLEINGPKTVGELLEELDRMFPGFKKELEQGYIILVNGKNIEHLQGLDTPLSDEDTVSIFPPAGGG, from the coding sequence GTGCTGGTTAAGCTCTTCGCGACTCTAATTGAATTCACTGGAAAGAGAAAGCTGGAAATAAATGGCCCGAAAACAGTTGGGGAACTTTTGGAAGAGCTGGATCGAATGTTCCCCGGCTTTAAAAAAGAGCTTGAGCAGGGATACATAATTCTGGTGAACGGAAAGAACATCGAACACCTTCAGGGCCTTGATACACCCCTCTCGGATGAAGACACCGTTAGCATATTCCCACCAGCAGGGGGCGGTTGA
- a CDS encoding Nre family DNA repair protein produces the protein MNARVFNSKLCAVCKGRKLLCGRPTCPILERFRVAQRVEGKLNKRHLFGSSPPSVFVGEYGYPKVRIGPLVPPIEGNTSYLDNPLKWEDKTIRDILYYRSLLVMGESKVDVNVRKSGRVLSEIQELAMSIKPVDSEILLKKRPVLKVIPSEFAPPLGPRAELLDFELTENPRIPRKTDYVVSDELKAEEAIMRLYNWGFDEYYIVRLLSAGLLGVEKKLVPTRWSITAVQDTIGKNLRGEILHYPPISDYEVYFYRFLGNRYAVLLMPESYAFELLEVWLKGSLFGSSEPSVIHDYEDFRGRKEYVKETAGAYYAARLSVLEALRKRKRQARAVVFREVTPEYYAPLGVWQIRLGVKKAMENPIGRFETLNEALEAIKRRLEHPFEKYLERSYILRNLARQKTLDQWLGKNIYRLDRDNAGG, from the coding sequence ATGAATGCGCGCGTTTTCAACTCAAAACTCTGTGCCGTCTGCAAGGGCAGAAAGCTGCTCTGCGGAAGACCGACCTGTCCAATCCTTGAGCGCTTCAGGGTAGCCCAAAGGGTAGAGGGGAAGCTGAACAAGAGGCATCTCTTCGGCTCTTCCCCACCAAGTGTTTTCGTCGGTGAGTATGGCTACCCGAAGGTTAGAATAGGCCCGCTCGTCCCCCCGATAGAGGGGAACACGAGCTACCTCGATAATCCCCTCAAATGGGAGGACAAAACTATACGCGACATCCTCTACTACCGCTCCCTCCTCGTTATGGGCGAGAGCAAGGTGGACGTGAACGTGAGGAAGAGCGGAAGAGTTCTGAGCGAGATTCAGGAGCTAGCCATGTCAATAAAACCCGTGGACAGCGAAATCCTTCTCAAGAAAAGACCTGTTCTCAAGGTCATCCCAAGCGAGTTTGCACCGCCTCTCGGTCCGCGGGCCGAGCTCCTTGACTTCGAGCTCACCGAGAACCCGAGGATACCGAGGAAGACGGATTACGTTGTGAGCGACGAGCTGAAGGCAGAGGAAGCAATAATGAGGCTCTACAACTGGGGCTTTGACGAGTACTACATCGTGAGGCTCCTCTCAGCCGGACTGCTTGGGGTTGAAAAGAAACTCGTCCCGACGAGGTGGAGCATCACGGCGGTGCAGGACACGATAGGGAAGAACCTGAGGGGGGAAATTCTCCACTATCCGCCCATCAGCGATTACGAGGTTTACTTTTACCGCTTCCTTGGAAATCGCTACGCTGTTCTCCTGATGCCCGAGAGCTACGCCTTCGAGCTCCTTGAGGTCTGGCTGAAGGGTTCGCTCTTCGGTTCGAGTGAACCGAGTGTAATCCACGACTACGAGGACTTCCGCGGAAGGAAGGAATACGTCAAGGAAACGGCTGGGGCCTACTACGCGGCCCGTCTAAGCGTCCTTGAAGCCCTGAGGAAAAGGAAAAGGCAGGCAAGGGCCGTCGTCTTCCGCGAGGTTACTCCGGAGTACTACGCCCCTCTTGGCGTGTGGCAGATAAGGCTCGGCGTGAAGAAAGCGATGGAGAACCCCATAGGGCGCTTTGAGACGTTAAACGAGGCGCTGGAGGCCATTAAGAGACGCCTTGAGCACCCGTTCGAGAAATACCTTGAGAGGAGCTACATCCTAAGAAATCTCGCGAGGCAGAAAACTTTAGACCAGTGGCTCGGAAAGAATATATACCGCCTCGATAGAGATAATGCAGGTGGATGA
- a CDS encoding alkaline phosphatase family protein — MKKLALISLDGNGVYNLKHMPFLSELAENGDFVVVDSIFPTLTDLVHTSVMTGVWPKDHGVVENGYYDRLADRKINFYDYEVAFNPHRVIRAPTIVDILRGRGIRTGSVSGYTMPPFSGTDVRIFPPFFASNELYRKHGRDWRKDVWVLNSAIYIYEECKPDLLLVHFASIDGMSHDHGPLSEGALKAVETVDTAVRTLWERLKDEYAFVIFADHGQEEVHTWVNIRELLVDSGIGVRRVSSGGGVHVYLRNPGDAEDAFEVLRKAPGVKDVFFRDELPHLNSPNSGELIVSAKPGYWFCSHRMCKGIKGVSHWVKGMHGSNNEPVVKVPLILWGFEKANLENASLMDIAPTILDFFGVDKPANMVGRSLIKG; from the coding sequence ATGAAAAAGCTCGCCCTAATAAGCCTAGACGGTAACGGGGTTTACAACCTCAAACACATGCCCTTCCTGAGCGAGCTGGCAGAAAACGGCGATTTCGTGGTAGTTGACTCAATCTTCCCAACCCTTACCGACCTCGTTCACACGAGCGTCATGACCGGGGTCTGGCCGAAGGACCACGGCGTCGTCGAGAACGGCTACTATGACAGGCTGGCCGACAGGAAGATTAACTTCTACGACTACGAGGTGGCTTTCAACCCGCACAGGGTCATCAGAGCTCCAACTATCGTTGATATCCTCCGGGGGAGGGGCATCAGGACGGGTTCCGTCAGCGGCTACACGATGCCCCCCTTCAGTGGAACGGACGTTAGGATTTTCCCGCCCTTCTTCGCGAGCAACGAGCTTTATAGAAAACACGGCAGGGACTGGAGGAAAGATGTATGGGTCTTGAATTCAGCCATCTACATCTACGAGGAATGTAAACCGGATTTGCTCCTCGTCCACTTCGCCTCAATAGACGGGATGAGCCACGACCACGGGCCCCTGAGCGAGGGCGCGCTCAAAGCCGTGGAAACTGTCGATACCGCCGTTAGAACCCTGTGGGAAAGGCTTAAAGACGAGTACGCATTCGTAATCTTCGCCGACCACGGGCAGGAAGAGGTGCACACCTGGGTGAACATCAGGGAGCTCCTCGTGGATAGCGGGATAGGAGTTAGGAGGGTCTCTTCTGGCGGGGGCGTTCATGTTTACCTGAGAAACCCGGGCGACGCTGAGGATGCCTTCGAGGTTTTAAGGAAAGCGCCGGGCGTTAAAGACGTTTTCTTCCGCGACGAACTTCCCCATTTGAACAGCCCCAACAGCGGCGAGCTTATAGTTTCAGCCAAGCCGGGCTACTGGTTCTGCTCCCACAGGATGTGCAAGGGGATTAAGGGAGTAAGCCACTGGGTTAAGGGTATGCACGGCTCCAACAACGAGCCGGTTGTTAAGGTTCCGCTCATCCTCTGGGGCTTTGAGAAAGCAAACCTTGAAAACGCCTCGCTCATGGACATAGCTCCGACGATACTGGACTTCTTTGGCGTGGATAAGCCTGCCAACATGGTGGGGAGGAGTTTGATAAAGGGATGA